The nucleotide window CCCGGCGTTCCCGGAAAGCGAGTTCGAGCAGCTGCGCACGCAGGCCATCACTGGGATGGAAGCCTCGCGCTTCGAGCCCGGCGCCATCGCCGGCCGTGCCCTGGCGCAGTACTTCGACCCGTGGCCGGCCGGCCATCCGCTGCGCAACCGCACGCTGGACGAGTCACTGGCCGAACTGAAGGCGCTGAAGCTGGAGGACGTGCGCGCGTTCCATCGCGACTTCTACGGCACCGCCCACGGCGAGATCGCCATCGTCGGCGACTTCGATGCCTCCGCCGTGCGCGCGCAGCTGGAACAACTGTTCGCCGGCTGGAAGAGCGGCAAGCCGTTCGCCTCCATCCCCACGCAGTACACCGATGTGACGGCCAAGCAGGCGCGCTTCGAAACCCCGGACAAGCCCAATGCCGTCCTGCTGGCCCGCCACAACCTGCCGCTGAAGGTCACCGACGCCGACTACCCGGCGCTGGTGGTGGCCAACCGCATCTTCGGCGGCGGCGCGTTGAAGTCGCGCCTGGGCGACCGCATCCGCCAGCAGGAAGGCCTCAGCTATGGCGTCTCCAGCGGAGTGCGCGCCGACGACAGCCTGACCGGCAAGGACGATGCCGGCAGCTTCAGCATCCAGGCCATCGCCGCGCCGGAGAACATGGCGAAGGTTGAAGCGCTGGTGCGCGAGGAACTGGCCAGGCTGGTCAAGGACGGCATCACCGCCGAGGAGTTGAAGGACGCCGTGGCCGGCACGCTGACCGAACGCCAGCAGGCCCGCGCCGAGGACGGCACCGTCGCCGGCATGCTGGCTGACCAGCTGTTCTTCGGCCGCACCATGCAGTTCACCGCCGACCTGGATGCGAAATATGCCGCGCTGACGGTGGACCAGGTGAATGCCGCGATCCGCACGCACCTCAAGCCCGACGCGCTGAGCGTGTTCCTGGCGGGAGACTTCGCCAAGGCGGGGGGCGCGCCTGCGGCGGCACCCGCGAAGTAGTCCGATCCATGCGGGACAAAGGAACGGCCCCTGACGGGGCCGTTCCTGTTTGGGTCTCGCCCGCGATAAGTCGCCGCCGTGCGTCCGGTGATTCCACCATCGCGCGCCTTCTTCCGCCCCCGCATCAAGTCCGGGGCAGGTGCTTCGGGCACCTTCTCCCCGCGAACGGGGAGAAGGAAAAGACGGCTTACGGCAAACCCAGCGTCACCACCACCGGGAAGTGGTCGGACGGATAACGTCCGCCCCAGCGTGTGGTCACCGACGTCGCCGCATCCACCTGCAGGCCTCTCACGAAGATCCAGTCGATGCGGCGGTCGGCCTTGCCGGTAAATCCATGGAAGGTGGCGTCGATGCCTTCCACCCGCGGTGCGGTCGTCCAGGCATCGCGCAGCGTCTGCGCCAGCACGGCGTGCACCTCCGAATCGGGCGTGGTGTTGAAATCGCCGGTCAGCACCACCGGCACGTCTTCCGGCAGCGTGGCCAGGTGGCGCGCGATGGCCTGCGCGCCTTTCAGGCGCGCGGCTTCATCCTGGTCGCGGTACGGCAGGTGGGTGTTGAACAGGTAGAAGCGCTTGCCGTCGCTGCGCTGTTCGAACAGGGCCCAGGTCACCATGCGGGGATGGGGGTGGCCCCAGGTGATGCTGCCCGCCACGTCGGGCGTGTCGGACAGCCAGAAGTCGCCGGACTGGACCACCGTCAACCGGTCCTTCCGATAGAACACGCCCATGTGCTCGCCGCCGCCATCGGCCTCGCGCCCGCGGCCGAACCAGGCGTACTGCGGCAGTTCGCGCGCCACATAGTCGGCCTGCGACCTCACCAGTTCCTGCATGCCGATCACGTCGGGCTGCTGTTCGCGCAGCATGCGCACCGCCAGCGGCTTGCGCGTTTCCCAGTAGTCCACGCCATCGCTCTCGGCGGGCAGGCGGATGTTGAAGCTCATGACGGAAAGCGGATCGGTGGCGTGTGCCTGCATCGACGCGAGGCCCAGCAGGCCTGCCAGCACCAGACTCCAACGGCTCATGATCGATTCCACGATGGCGGGCCGCCATTGTCGCGCAAGCGGCAGTCGAACCGCGAGGCGATCGGAACGAGCCTGGTTTCATCGGCGAGGCGGACTCATGCAAGATGCGCGCTTGGGAAGAGGAAACTCCATGCCTGCGACCGCCCTGATCGTCATGCTGGCCGCCGCCGCGTCCGGCCAGCCTCCGCCACCGGTGACCCTCACGCTCGACACGGGCGCACGTGCGCCCGTGGATCCGGTGACCGCCTGTGCGGCCGGTCGCCTCAAGCCCTTCGTCGGTCCGTACGGTGTGCAGCAGGCGTGGCCGGTGATGGCGTCGCCGCCTGCCGGGCTGCACCACACCATGGGAACCCCGCTCTCCGACACCGGCGTTGTCGCCGACGGCTACCAGCAGTTCCTGCACGTCGACACCGGCGCGCGCGCGGTCTACGTGGTCGAGCAGGGCGGCTTCGCGGGCACCTTCAAGGTGTACGGCCCGTTGCCGTTGCCGCAGTGCGCGCCCGGCGCACATACCGAAGAGCAGCCGGCACCGTCGCGCTGAGCGGCGGCGCGGTCCGGGGCCGGGGATCTCCGCTTTACGCCGAACGCCGCTGGCCGCCGTGCGTGCCCTCGGCGATCTCTTCCACCAGCTTGGCGCAGAAGGCGGGCAGGTCCTTCGGCGTGCGGCTGGTCACCAGGCCCTTGTCGACGATCACCTCATCGTCTTTCCAGTTCGCACCCGCATTCTCCAGGTCCTTGCGGATGTTGGGCACCGAGGTGACCGTGCGGCCGCGCAGCACGTCGGCATTGGCCAGCACCCAGGGGCCGTGGCAGATCGCGCCGACCGGTTTGCCGGCCTCGAAGAACCCGCGGGTGAAGGCCAGCGCCTGGTCGTCCACGCGCAGCGCGTCGGGATTGAACAGGCCGCCGGGAATGACCAGCGCGTCGTAGTCCTTGGCCGACACCTCGGACAGCACATGGTCCACGTCGACCTGGTCGCCCTTGTCGAAGTGCCTGAAGCCCTGGATGCGTCCACCGTCCAGCGAGACGATGTCCACGTCCGCCTTGTGCTCGCGCAGCGCGCGCAGCGGCTCGGTGAGTTCGGACTGCTCGAACCCGTCGGTGGCGAGGATGGCGACACGCTTTCCGGTCAGATGGCTCATGGCGGGGCTCCCGTGCGAGTGGACGCCCACCGTAACGCGCGCAGTGCGCACAGCATGCGAAGGAAACGTTGCCATCCCGTCAACGCCGGCCATGCCCGTGCTTCAATGGCCATGTTCATTCTTTCGGGACATGCCGATGCCTGATTGCGTGAGGATCGTGCTGCGCAGCGTGCTCGCGCTGGGGCTGGCCCTCGTCGCCGTGCCACTTGTGAACCTGGCCGGCGGCGAACTCGCGGCGCTGCTGCGGCTGCCACCGGGTGGCGATGCGCGGCTGGCCTACGATCTGCTGTGGGTGTTCCTGGCCGGCGTCGCGGGCAGTGCGCTGATGGTCGGCGTGGCGGCGGTGGCGAAGAGCGCGCATGCGTGGGCACTGTTCGCGCTTTACCTTGCGCTGGATCTGTACGTGACCGTGGTGGCGTGGGACGACTTCCCGCGCTGGTTCACCCTCGCCTGCCTGCTGACGCTGCCCGTGCAGGTGTGGCTGGGCTGGTGGCTGGTGGTCAAGCGAGGAACGAGTGCAGAGAAGTGAGGAGTGAGCGAAAGCCCAGACGCCTCTACTCATTCCTCACTTCTCTTCACTCACTCCTCGCCTCACCGCCGCGGCCACGCTGCCAGCAGGGCCCACAGGCCGCCGATGCCGGCGATCCAGGCCGAAGCCGGGACGTCGAGCAGGCGCGGGCCGCCGGCTTCCAGCGCATACAGCACCGCCGCGACGATCAGCAGGCCCACCCCCAGGATGGCCGCCACCACGCGGCGCTGCAGGCCCTTCATGGTCTGCGTCAGCTCGGTGAGGTCGCGGGACCGCATCGACAGCTCGTGCCGGCCCTCCACCTGCTGGCTCAGCCAGGCATGCACCAGGCGCGGCATGTCCGGCGCGTGGGTCATGATCTCGGGCAGGCGCTTGCGGAACTCCTGCGCGGCGCGCTGCGGGCTGTAGCGTTCCACCAGGATGCGTTCCAGCACCGGCTTGGCCACGGCCCAGATGTCGATCTGCGGGTCCAGCTGGCGGCCCACGCCCTCGATGTTGAGCAGGGTCTTCTGCAGCAGGATCAGCTGCGGCTGCAGGGTCAGCTCGTAACGCTGCGCGGTGCGGAACAGCTTGGCCAGCACCTCGGCCAGCGAGATCTCGCTGAGCGGACGGGTGAAGTACGGCTCGCACACCGCGCGCGCGGCGGCTTCCAGTTCGTCGATGCGGATGTGCGCGGGCATCCAGCCGGCCTGCACGTGCAGCTCGGCGATGCGGCGGTAGTCGCGGTTGAAGATCGCCATGAAGTTCTCGGCGAGCCAATACTGGTCGTCGCGCGAGAGCTGGCCCATGATGCCGAAATCCAGCGCGATGAAGCGCGGATCGGCCTTGCGCTCCGGATCCACCCAGATGTTGCCGGCATGCGCATCGGCATGGAAGAAGTTGTCGCGGAACACCTGCTGGTAGAACACGCGCACGCCCTTGGCCGCGAGCGCCTTGCGGTCGATGCCGGCCGCGTCCAGCGCGGCGATGTCGTCGGACGGGATGCCGCGCACGCGCTCCATCGTCATCGCGCCCTGCGCCGTGTGCGACCAGATCACCTCCGGCACGTACAGGTCGGGCGAACCGGCCCAGTTGCGGCGCAGCAGGCTGGCATTGCCGGCCTCGCGCTGCAGGTCGAGTTCGGCGGCCAGCGTGTTCTCGATCTCGGCCACGATCTCGCGCGGGCGGATCTTGTCGGCGGCCGGATGCGCGCGCTCGACGATGGCGGCGATGCTTTCCAGCAGCGCGATGTCGCCAGCGATCTGCCTGCCGATGTCCGGGCGCAGCACCTTCACCACCACCTCGCGTCCGCCCGGCAGCGTGGCGGCATGCACCTGCGCGATGCTGGCGGACGCCAGCGGCGTGGTATCGAAGGTTTCGAAGGCGTCGCGGACATCGCGCGCGAGTTCCTGTTCGACCCGCGCGCGCGCGCGTTCGCCGTCGAACGGCGCCACGCGGTCCTGCAGCAGGGTCAGCTCCTCGGCGATGTCGGGCGGGATGAGGTCGCGCCGGGTGGACAGGATCTGCCCGAACTTGACGAAGATCGGGCCGAGTTCCTGCAGCGCCAGCCGCAGGCGCGCACCGCGCGGCTGTGCGGCGATCTCGGCCGACGCGCGCGGCACGAAGGGGCGGGCCAGCTTCAGCCAGCGCTCGACCGGCGTGCCTTCCAGCAGGTCGTCCAGGCGATAGCGCAGCAACACCCGGCCGATGCGGCTGGCCCGCAGCACCGACTTCATGCGCGATGCTCCACGAGGGCGGCGAGGCGACCGATGCGCACGGCCAGGCGCTCGACATCGTCGCGGATGGCGTCGACATCGTCATGGAAGGCATTGAGCTCCTCGCGGCCGACCACGTCGCGCGATTCCTCGGTGACGTACTCGGCGGCGCTTCCCGCAAGATTGCCTGCGGCGGCAAGCGCCTGCTGCAGGCCGGTGCGCAAGGCATTGGCGACCTGCACGCCGACGATGTCGCCGAACACCCGGGTGAAGGGCAGCGACCAGTCGGGATCGAAACGGGTGGCCAGCGTCTGCAGGCGGCGCGCCAGGTCGGCATCGCCGGACACCTTCACCTTGCCGACAGGCGTGGCGTGGTCGCGACGGAAGAACGGCAACTGGCCGAGCAACCCGCCCAAGCTGCCGCGCACGGCCAGGTCGGCTTCCAGCACTTCGCTGGCGGGGCCCACCTGCAGCCGTCCGCCTCCGACCATGATGTCCATCGCCAACGGTGGCGCCTCCACGGCCACCTGGATGCGGCGACCTTCCAGCGGACGCAGTGCGGCTTCGGTATCGGGATCCAGGGCCAGGGCGTGGTTGAGCGCGGTTTCCAGCGCACGGCCGGCGAGCGGCTTGAGGGCATCGAACGGAGACAGGTCCATGCCGCCATTCTAGCGGCAAAGCCTGTACGCCCCGCCCGCCCGTACGCCCGCTTCATGCAGGCTGGGGCGGGCCCGACGGCCTCCTGCCGTCCCGGCGGAGAGAGACGGTGAAGGTCAGACGCGTCGGCCGCGCAGCAGCGAAATGATCGCCAGGATCACGAAGACGACGAACAGCACCCACGCGATGTTGGTGGCCGCACCGGCGATGCCGCTGAAGCCCAGCACGGCGGCGATCAGGGCGATGACGAAGAAGATGATGGCGTAGCGCAGCATGGAAGCTCCCTTTGGCATGTGGCCAGTGGTACAGCCGTTAGTGGCGTGCGCCATGCTGGAATGCGGAGAGTCGTCGCCGTGTGAGCATCGCCGGCCGCGGTATGGACAGGCTTCAGCGTGGTGAGTCGTGCGTGAAAACCGGCGTCTGCGGGAGGTGGCGGATGCTGCATGGCGTGGCCGCCATTCCAGGACCGCGCGATGTGGCCGGAGGCTCGCCTACAGCGGGTGATCGCGCAGCCAGGCACGCAGGCGCTCGAAGCCTTCGTCCATGGACACGCGCGGCACGTAGCCGAAGTCGCGGCGCGCCGGCGCCATGTCGTACCAGTGCGCGGTGCTCAGCTGTTCGGCCAGGAAGCGCGTCATCGGCGGCTCGCCCTTCAGCGGCAGCACCGTCCACAGCGCTTCGCACACGGCGCCGATGCGATAGGCGGCCGTGAACGACAGGTGCTTGTCCACGCGCGGCGCACCGGCCGTTTCCAGCAGCGCGTCGAGCAGCTTGCGCATCGGCCACGGCTCGCCATTGGAGATGAAGTAGGCCTTGCCCGCGCAGGCGGCGCCGGGCGCGAGATGGTCGAAGGCGTCGAAGTGCGCCTGCGCGGCATTGTCGATGTAGGTGGTGTCGACATGGTTCTCGCCGCTGCCGACGATGCGCAGGCGGCCGGCGCGCGCGCGCGACACCAGCCGCGGCAGGATCTGGTGGTCGCCGGGGCCCCAGATCAGGCGCGGGCGCAGCGCCACCGTCGCCAGCGATGCGTCGTTGGCGGCCAGCACGGCCTTCTCCGCGAGGGTCTTGGTGGTCGCGTAAGGCGCCTTGAAGCCCTCGCCGTAGGGCACGTTGTCGGCGGTACCGCCTTCCACCGGATGGGTGGCGCGATGGGTCACGCTGGGGGTGGAGGTGTAGACGAGGCGCGCGATGCCGTGCACGCGACAGGCATCGAGCACGTTCTGCGTGCCGACCACGTTGGCATCGTGGTAGCTCTTGTAGCTGCCCCAGGCACCGGCCTTGGCCGCGTTGTGGAACACCGCATCCACGCCGTCGGCGG belongs to Pseudoxanthomonas sp. F37 and includes:
- a CDS encoding endonuclease/exonuclease/phosphatase family protein, which codes for MSRWSLVLAGLLGLASMQAHATDPLSVMSFNIRLPAESDGVDYWETRKPLAVRMLREQQPDVIGMQELVRSQADYVARELPQYAWFGRGREADGGGEHMGVFYRKDRLTVVQSGDFWLSDTPDVAGSITWGHPHPRMVTWALFEQRSDGKRFYLFNTHLPYRDQDEAARLKGAQAIARHLATLPEDVPVVLTGDFNTTPDSEVHAVLAQTLRDAWTTAPRVEGIDATFHGFTGKADRRIDWIFVRGLQVDAATSVTTRWGGRYPSDHFPVVVTLGLP
- a CDS encoding SCP2 sterol-binding domain-containing protein, whose translation is MDLSPFDALKPLAGRALETALNHALALDPDTEAALRPLEGRRIQVAVEAPPLAMDIMVGGGRLQVGPASEVLEADLAVRGSLGGLLGQLPFFRRDHATPVGKVKVSGDADLARRLQTLATRFDPDWSLPFTRVFGDIVGVQVANALRTGLQQALAAAGNLAGSAAEYVTEESRDVVGREELNAFHDDVDAIRDDVERLAVRIGRLAALVEHRA
- a CDS encoding DUF1328 domain-containing protein codes for the protein MLRYAIIFFVIALIAAVLGFSGIAGAATNIAWVLFVVFVILAIISLLRGRRV
- a CDS encoding type 1 glutamine amidotransferase domain-containing protein, with product MSHLTGKRVAILATDGFEQSELTEPLRALREHKADVDIVSLDGGRIQGFRHFDKGDQVDVDHVLSEVSAKDYDALVIPGGLFNPDALRVDDQALAFTRGFFEAGKPVGAICHGPWVLANADVLRGRTVTSVPNIRKDLENAGANWKDDEVIVDKGLVTSRTPKDLPAFCAKLVEEIAEGTHGGQRRSA
- the ubiB gene encoding ubiquinone biosynthesis regulatory protein kinase UbiB — its product is MKSVLRASRIGRVLLRYRLDDLLEGTPVERWLKLARPFVPRASAEIAAQPRGARLRLALQELGPIFVKFGQILSTRRDLIPPDIAEELTLLQDRVAPFDGERARARVEQELARDVRDAFETFDTTPLASASIAQVHAATLPGGREVVVKVLRPDIGRQIAGDIALLESIAAIVERAHPAADKIRPREIVAEIENTLAAELDLQREAGNASLLRRNWAGSPDLYVPEVIWSHTAQGAMTMERVRGIPSDDIAALDAAGIDRKALAAKGVRVFYQQVFRDNFFHADAHAGNIWVDPERKADPRFIALDFGIMGQLSRDDQYWLAENFMAIFNRDYRRIAELHVQAGWMPAHIRIDELEAAARAVCEPYFTRPLSEISLAEVLAKLFRTAQRYELTLQPQLILLQKTLLNIEGVGRQLDPQIDIWAVAKPVLERILVERYSPQRAAQEFRKRLPEIMTHAPDMPRLVHAWLSQQVEGRHELSMRSRDLTELTQTMKGLQRRVVAAILGVGLLIVAAVLYALEAGGPRLLDVPASAWIAGIGGLWALLAAWPRR
- the oleD gene encoding 2-alkyl-3-oxoalkanoate reductase; its protein translation is MKILVTGGGGFLGQALCRGLVERGHEVISLNRGYYPALRALGVGQVQGDLADAHAVRHAADGVDAVFHNAAKAGAWGSYKSYHDANVVGTQNVLDACRVHGIARLVYTSTPSVTHRATHPVEGGTADNVPYGEGFKAPYATTKTLAEKAVLAANDASLATVALRPRLIWGPGDHQILPRLVSRARAGRLRIVGSGENHVDTTYIDNAAQAHFDAFDHLAPGAACAGKAYFISNGEPWPMRKLLDALLETAGAPRVDKHLSFTAAYRIGAVCEALWTVLPLKGEPPMTRFLAEQLSTAHWYDMAPARRDFGYVPRVSMDEGFERLRAWLRDHPL